The genomic segment CACCCCAACGCGTCCCGGCCGGTACTCGGCGACGAGGCGGTGCGGCTGGCCATCCAACAGGGCATCAACCGCGCCGAGGTGGTGGAGACGGTCCTCAGTGCCAACTACCGGGCCGCCACCAGCATCCTCTCCCACACCACCCCCGGCTACACCGATCTGAGCGGGCAGCTGGCGTACGACCCGGAGGCCGCCGAGCGCCGGCTGGACGCCGCGGGTTGGCAGCCCGGCCAGGACGGCGTACGCGTGAAGGACGGTCGCCGGCTGAGCGTCGAGGTTCTGTTCAACACCGCGTACAACGGCAGCCAGAGCGTGCTGGAGCTGGTGCAGCAGCAGCTGCGGAAGATCGGTGTGGAGCTGCGCCTGCGCCAGCTCACCGTCGCCGAGCAGGCGACGCGGCAGTCCTCCGGTGACTACGACTTCCTGTGGTACAACCAGACCCGCGCGGACCCGGACGTGTTGCGGTCGCTCTTCTCCACGAAGGCGACGAACCGCACCAGGATCGCGCCCGGCCCGCTGGACGAGGTGCTCGACGCGCAGGCCACGACGACCGAGTCCCAGCTGCGCAACCAGTACGTCGCCGAGGCCCAGCAGCTCATCGTCGAGCGCGGCTACTCGATCCCGGTGTTCGAACTCTCCCAGGTGCACGGGCTCGGCCAGCAGGTGGACGGTCTTCGGTTCGACGCCTCCTCACGGTTGACATTCCACGGCGCCCAGGTCACCGGCTGAGACCGCAGCGCGTCCATGACCCGCTACCTGTTGAGTCGTACGATCCAGGCGGTGTTCGTGCTGTGGGCGGCGTTCACCGTCACGTTCGTCGTGCTGTATCTGCTACCGAGCGACCCGGTCGAGATCATGGTCAGCGGCAACGACGCCAACACCTACTCGCCCGAACAGCTCGACTCGCTACGTGCCGAGTACGGCCTGGACCAGCCGTTGCCGCTGCAGTACCTCAACGCGTTGCGTCGGGCCCTGCTCGGCGACTTCGGCCAGTCCGTGCAGACCGGTGGCGAGGTGCGGGACATGCTGCTCGACGCGCTGCCGTCCACGTTGCGGCTCGGCGGCATCGCGCTCGTTCTCGCGGTGGCGGCCGGCGCGGCGATCGGGCTCGGGGGGACCTTCGTACGCTGGCGGCCGCTGCGCAACGCCCTGCTCTCCCTGCCGGCGGCCGCGATCTCCCTGCCGTCGTTCTGGGTGGGGCTGCTGCTGCTCCAGGTGGTGTCGTTCCAGTGGGGCCTGGTGCCGGCGACCGGTGAGGAAGGCTGGGCGGCGCTGATCCTGCCCGCGATCACCCTCTGCCTCCCCTCCGCCGCCCTGCTGGGGCAGGTTTTCGCCAAGAGCATGCGGACCGCGCTCGCCGAGCCGTTCGTGGACACCGCCAGGGCCAAGGGCGCGAGTCGCGCGCGGGTACACCTCCGGCACGCGGCCCGTAACGCCGCCCTGCCCGCCCTGACCCTCGCCGGCATCGTGGTCGGGAATCTGATCGCCGGATCCGTCGTGGTCGAGACGGTCTTCTCCCGGTCCGGGGTAGGCCGGCTCACCGCGACCGCGGTGTCCGCCCAGGACGTCCCCGTGGTGCAGGCCGTGGTGGTGCTGGGGGCAGTGGTGTTCGTGGTGGTCAACCTGATCGTCGACCTGCTCTACCCGCTCCTCGACCCGAGGGTGACGGCGCACGCGGGGACGGGACGGCGATGACCGGGTCGGGACCACGGCCGACGGCTGCTCTGGCCGGCGACCCGGTGGACGCCTGGAAGGGCGATACGGTGGCCCCGCCAGGGGCGGACCAGATGCCGTGGGCCCGACGCGCCGCCCGGTCGGTGCTGTCCCGGGCCGGGCTCGGGACGGCCGTCGTCGTGGTGGCGGTGGTCTCGGCTTGGGCGCTCTTCCCGGAGACCTTCGCGCCGGGGGACCCGCTCGATGGCGTGCCGGGCGACCGCCTTCAGCCGCCGAACGCCACGCACTGGTTCGGCACCGACCAGTTGGGTCGGGACCTGTACACCCGGATGGTGCACGGCGCGTCGTTGTCGCTGCGGGCGACGCTCGTCGCCGTCGGCGTCGCATTGGTGCTGGGGGGATCCGTCGGGCTGTTCGCCGGCTTCGTCGGCCGGTGGGTCGACGACGCGGCCATGCGCCTCGTCGACGTCCTGCTGGCCATTCCCGGCCTGCTGCTGTCCCTGGCCGTGGTGACGGTGCTCGGTTTCGGCACCATGAACGTGGCCATCGCGGTGGGTGTGGCGACCGCGGCGAACTTCGCCCGGGTGATGCGGGCCGAGGTGCTCCGGGTCAACCTGGCGGTGTTCGTGGAGGCTGCCCGGACCAGTGGCGTGCGCTGGTACGGCGTACTCGGTCGACACGTCCTGCCGAACGCGTTCGGTCCGGTGTTCGTGATGGCGACGCTCGAGTTGGGCAACGCGATCCTGTCGGTGTCCGCGCTGAGTTTTCTCGGCTACGGGGCCGCGCCGCCGAGCCCCGAATGGGGGTCGCTGATCGCCCAGGGACGTAGCTATCTCGCCAGCGCACCCTGGCTGACCACGCTGCCCGGCCTGGTGGTCGCAGCACTCGTGCTCGCCGTCAACCGGGTGGCCCGTGAGTTGGACACCCGCGGACGGGCGGCGTCGTGACGGCTGCCCCGCTGTTGCAGGTGTCGGATCTGCAGGTGGTCTACCGCACGCGTCAGGGCCCGGTCACCGCGGTGGACGGGGCCAACCTGATGATGCGCTCCGGGCAGACCCTCGCGCTCGTCGGTGGTTCCGGCTCCGGCAAGAGCACCACGGCACACGCGGTCATCGGGTTGTTGCCGGCGGGCGGGGTGGTCAGTCGCGGGCGAGTCCGGTACGACGGACAGGATCTGGTCAACCTGCCGGAGCGGCGCTTCCGGGCACTTCGTGGCCGGCAGATCGGGCTCGTCCCGCAGGACCCGTACCTGTCGCTCAACCCGTTGCAGCGGATCGGGACACAGGTCGCCGAGGTGCTGCGGATCCACCGACTGGCGTCGGACCGGGCGGCCGCCGCCCGCCGGGTCGAGGAGGTCCTCGCCCTGGCCGGGCTGCCCGACCCGGCAACCGTCGCCAAGCGGTACCCGCACGAGCTGTCCGGAGGCATGCGGCAGCGGGTCCTCATCGCGATCGCGCTGGCCGGCGAGCCTCGCCTGCTGATCGCGGACGAACCGACCAGCGCACTGGACGTCACCGTGCAACGGCGGATTCTGGACCACCTCCAGACGCTCACCGCCGAGCTGCGCATGGGGCTGCTGCTGATCACCCACGACCTGGCGATCGCGGCCGACCGAGCCGACGAGGTGGCGGTGATGGCCGACGGTCGGGTGGTCGAGCACGGGCCCAGCCGGCAGTTGCTGACCGCGCCGGTTCATCCGTACACCGCCCGGCTGGTGTCGGACCGACCGGGTCTCGCCCGCACCGTGGCGAGGCGACGTCCACCGGTGGTGCCGCCCGGCACGGCTCCGCTGGTGGAGGCCCGCGACCTGGTCAAGGAGTTTCCCGCGCCGGACGGCGGACGGCTCCGGACGGTGAACGGCGTCAGCCTCACCATCGGGCCGGGCGAGACCCTCGGCCTGGTCGGTGAGTCCGGCTCGGGCAAGTCGACACTGGCCCGGATGCTGCTGCGCCTCACCCCGCCCACGGCCGGTCACGTGCTCTTCGACGGGGTCGACATCACGCGTACCGACGGTACGGCGCTGCGAAGCCTGCGGCGGCGGGCGCAGATGGTGTACCAGAGCGCCGCCGCCTCACTCGACCCGCGTTGGACCGTACGGCGCATCATTGAGGAGCCGCTGCGGGCGTTCCGGATAGGCGACCGGACCACCCGACGGCGGCGGGTCGCTGAACTCGCCGACCGTACCGCGCTGCCCGGCTCGGTGCTGGACCGCCGACCGACCGAACTCTCCGGTGGTCAGCGGCAGCGGGTCGCGATCGCCCGTGCGCTCGCCCCGGATCCACAGCTGCTGGTCTGTGACGAACCGGTCTCGGCCCTCGACGTCACAGTCCAGACGCAGATCCTGTCCCTGCTCGAAGAGCTACGCCGGGAGCTGGGACTCAGCATGCTGTTCATCTCGCACGACCTGGCCGTCATGCGTCAGGTCGCCGACCGGGTCAGCGTGATGTACCGAGGCGACATCGTCGAGACCGGCGACAACGAACAGCTCTTCACCGCTCCGCAGCATCCGTACACCGTCGAACTGCTCGCGGCGATACCGGGCCACGCGACGGCCGGGCAGGACGCCCCCGATCCGGCCGAGGCCCGGCCGGTGGTCTGACGCCCCGAGCTTCCCGGCTGGGCAGTCACCTCGAAAGGGAGGGCCAGTGTCGGAGACCAACACCGCCGGACTGATCAGCCGTGCCGCCCGGATCTGGTCCGACGTGCTGGACGTCGAGCAACCCGGACCGGACGACAACCTGTTCGAACTCGGCGCCACCTCGCTGGCGGCGGCCCGGATCGCCGCCCGGCTCCGCGCCGAGTTCGAGGTGGAGTTGACGCTGCGTACCCTGTTCGAACACCCGACCCTCGCCGAACTCGTGCCGTACCTGCGGCCAGGCGACCGGATGGACCGGCCCGCGGACGTCCCGTCCACGTCGGCCGCTCCCTCCACCGCGGCGGACCGCCCGATCGGCCCGGAGTCCGACCACGGCGCGCTTTCCTGGGAACAGGAGCGGCTGTGGTTTCTGGACCAGCTCGCGCCGCAGGGTGCCGCCTACGTCGTGCCGGCGGTGGCGCGCTGCCCCGGGACGCTGGACGTGGACCTGCTCCAGC from the Solwaraspora sp. WMMD1047 genome contains:
- a CDS encoding ABC transporter permease → MTRYLLSRTIQAVFVLWAAFTVTFVVLYLLPSDPVEIMVSGNDANTYSPEQLDSLRAEYGLDQPLPLQYLNALRRALLGDFGQSVQTGGEVRDMLLDALPSTLRLGGIALVLAVAAGAAIGLGGTFVRWRPLRNALLSLPAAAISLPSFWVGLLLLQVVSFQWGLVPATGEEGWAALILPAITLCLPSAALLGQVFAKSMRTALAEPFVDTARAKGASRARVHLRHAARNAALPALTLAGIVVGNLIAGSVVVETVFSRSGVGRLTATAVSAQDVPVVQAVVVLGAVVFVVVNLIVDLLYPLLDPRVTAHAGTGRR
- a CDS encoding ABC transporter permease, with the protein product MTGSGPRPTAALAGDPVDAWKGDTVAPPGADQMPWARRAARSVLSRAGLGTAVVVVAVVSAWALFPETFAPGDPLDGVPGDRLQPPNATHWFGTDQLGRDLYTRMVHGASLSLRATLVAVGVALVLGGSVGLFAGFVGRWVDDAAMRLVDVLLAIPGLLLSLAVVTVLGFGTMNVAIAVGVATAANFARVMRAEVLRVNLAVFVEAARTSGVRWYGVLGRHVLPNAFGPVFVMATLELGNAILSVSALSFLGYGAAPPSPEWGSLIAQGRSYLASAPWLTTLPGLVVAALVLAVNRVARELDTRGRAAS
- a CDS encoding ABC transporter ATP-binding protein; protein product: MTAAPLLQVSDLQVVYRTRQGPVTAVDGANLMMRSGQTLALVGGSGSGKSTTAHAVIGLLPAGGVVSRGRVRYDGQDLVNLPERRFRALRGRQIGLVPQDPYLSLNPLQRIGTQVAEVLRIHRLASDRAAAARRVEEVLALAGLPDPATVAKRYPHELSGGMRQRVLIAIALAGEPRLLIADEPTSALDVTVQRRILDHLQTLTAELRMGLLLITHDLAIAADRADEVAVMADGRVVEHGPSRQLLTAPVHPYTARLVSDRPGLARTVARRRPPVVPPGTAPLVEARDLVKEFPAPDGGRLRTVNGVSLTIGPGETLGLVGESGSGKSTLARMLLRLTPPTAGHVLFDGVDITRTDGTALRSLRRRAQMVYQSAAASLDPRWTVRRIIEEPLRAFRIGDRTTRRRRVAELADRTALPGSVLDRRPTELSGGQRQRVAIARALAPDPQLLVCDEPVSALDVTVQTQILSLLEELRRELGLSMLFISHDLAVMRQVADRVSVMYRGDIVETGDNEQLFTAPQHPYTVELLAAIPGHATAGQDAPDPAEARPVV